Proteins encoded together in one Phyllostomus discolor isolate MPI-MPIP mPhyDis1 chromosome 6, mPhyDis1.pri.v3, whole genome shotgun sequence window:
- the RIC8A gene encoding synembryn-A → MEPRAVADAVETGEEDAIVEALRAYNRENSQSFTFDAAQQEDRKRLAELLVSFLEQGLPPSGRVTWLQSIRILSRDRGCLDPFTSPQSLQALACYAGISAARGSVPEPLDMDVVLESLKCLCNVVLSSPRAQALAAEARLVVRLAERVGLHHQGSFPHEVQLFDLRLLFLLTALRTDVRQQLFQELQGVHLLTGTLQQTLAVAPGQSPPELLPSQETERAMEILKVLFNITFDSVRREVDEEDAALYRRLGTLLRHCVMVTTAGDRTEEFHGHTVNLLGNLPLKCLDVLLSLEPHKGSVQFLGVNMDAVSTLLSFLEKRLHQTHRLKESVAPVLSVLTECARVHRPARKFLKAQVLPPLRDVKTRPEVGEQLRNKLVRLMTHLDTDVKRVAAEFLFVLCSESVPRFIKYTGYGNAAGLLAARGLLAGGRPEGQYSEDEDTDTEEYKEAKASINPVTGRVEEKLPSPMEGMTEEQKEHEAMKLVNMFDRLSRHRVIQPLGVSPRGHLTSLQDAMCESMEGQLSSDPDSDPD, encoded by the exons ATGGAACCCCGAGCGGTTGCGGATGCCGTGGAGACGGGAGAGGAGGACGCGATTGTGGAGGCTCTGCGCGCGTACAACCGGGAG AACTCCCAGAGCTTCACGTTTGATGCTGCCCAACAGGAGGACAGGAAG AGACTGGCGGAGCTGCTGGTTTCGTTCCTGGAGCAGGGTTTGCCGCCCTCCGGCCGCGTCACCTGGCTGCAGAGCATCCGCATCCTGTCCAGGGACCGTGGCTGCCTGGACCCCTTCACCAGCCCCCAGAGCCTGCAGGCCCTTGCTTGCTATGCCGGCATCTCTGCTGCCAGGGGGTCGGTCCCTGAGCCCCTGGACATGGACGTGGTACTCGAGTCCCTCAAGTGCCTGTGCAATGTCGTGCTCAGCAGCCCCAGGGCACAGGCGCTGGCTGCGGAGGCCCGTCTGGTGGTGAGGCTGGCGGAGCGCGTGGGGCTGCACCACCAGGGCAGCTTCCCGCACGAGGTCCAGCTCTTCGACTTGCGCCTGCTGTTCCTGCTTACGGCGCTTCGCACAGACGTGCGCCAGCAGCTGTTCCAGGAGCTGCAGGGTGTGCACCTGCTGACTGGCACGCTGCAGCAGACGCTGGCAGTGGCCCCAGGACAGAGCCCCCCGGAGCTCCTCCCATCCCAGGAGACCGAGCGGGCCATGGAGATCCTCAAGGTTCTCTTCAACATCACTTTCGACTCCGTCAGGAGGGAGGTGGACGAG GAAGACGCTGCCCTTTACCGGCGCCTGGGGACCCTCCTGCGGCACTGTGTGATGGTCACCACTGCTGGCGACCGCACGGAGGAGTTCCACGG CCACACAGTGAACCTCCTGGGGAACTTGCCCCTCAAGTGTCTGGACGTGCTCCTGAGCCTGGAGCCGCACAAGGGCTCCGTGCAGTTCCTGGGGGTGAACATGGATGCGGTCAGCACCCTCCTCAGCTTCCTGGAGAAGCGTCTGCACCAG ACGCACAGGCTGAAGGAGAGCGTGGCCCCCGTGCTGAGCGTGCTGACCGAGTGTGCCCGCGTGCACCGCCCCGCCAGGAAATTCCTGAAGGCCCAG GTGCTGCCCCCGCTGAGGGACGTGAAGACCCGGCCCGAGGTGGGCGAGCAGCTGCGCAACAAGCTCGTCCGTCTCATGACGCACCTGGACACGGACGTGAAGAGGGTGGCGGCCGAGTTCCTGTTCGTCCTGTGCTCCGAGAGCG TGCCCCGCTTCATCAAGTACACGGGCTATGGGAACGCGGCCGGCCTGCTGGCCGCCCGGGGCCTCCTGGCGGGGGGCCGGCCCGAGGGCCAGTACTCGGAGGACGAGGACACAGACACTGAGGAGTACAAGGAGGCCAAGGCCAG CATAAACCCGGTGACCgggagggtggaggagaagcTGCCCAGCCCCATGGAGGGCATGACGGAGGAGCAGAAGGAGCACGAGGCCATGAAGCTGGTGAACATGTTCGACAGGCTCTCCAG GCACCGAGTCATCCAGCCCCTGGGGGTGAGTCCCCGGGGCCACCTCACCTCCCTGCAGGACGCCATGTGCGAGAGCATGGAGGGCCAGCTCTCCTCGGACCCCGACTCAGACCCCGACTGA
- the SIRT3 gene encoding NAD-dependent protein deacetylase sirtuin-3, mitochondrial — MTLWVRSTGRALRLWGRGGEPAWACRHRVAGGSRPTPFSAGASGAFGSGGGGEEEKPRLRDVAELIRAQAGQGVVVMAGAGISTASGIPDFRSPGSGFYSALRHWDVPYPEAIFELSFFLANPRPFFAWAKNMHPGNFRPNVIHYFLRLLHDRGLLRRLYTQNIDGLERASGIPGSKLVEAHGSFASATCTSCGKASPEQDLWATVMADGVPRCAVCAGLVKPDVVFFGEMLPERFFLHLVDFPAAELLLVLGTSLKVEPFASLSEAVRSSVPRVLMNREAVESWRPRSRDVVQLGDLVDSVERLVELLGWTEEMRELVQRETAKLGRPGR; from the exons ATGACGCTGTGGGTTCGCTCCACGGGTCGCGCTCTCAGGCTCTGGGGCCGGGGCGGTGAGCCGGCCTGGGCCTGCCGCCATCG CGTTGCAGGTGGGAGCAGGCCCACGCCCTTCTCTGCTGGGGCCTCGGGCGCCTTTGGAAGCGGAGGTGGCGGCGAGGAGGAGAAGCCCCGCCTGAGGGACGTCGCAGAGCTGATCCGCGCCCAGGCCGGCCAGGGGGTGGTGGTCATGGCGGGGGCCGGCATCAGCACGGCCAGCGGCATCCCGGACTTCAG ATCCCCGGGCTCCGGCTTCTACAGCGCCTTGCGGCACTGGGACGTCCCGTACCCAGAGGCCATTTTCGAGCTCTCGTTCTTCTTGGCCAACCCCAGGCCCTTTTTCGCGTGGGCCAAGAACATGCACCCCGGGAACTTCAGGCCCAACGTCATCCACTACTTCCTGCGCCTGCTCCATGACAGAGGGCTGCTGCGGCGGCTCTACACGCAGAACATCGACGGCCTGGAGAGAG CCTCGGGCATCCCCGGCTCCAAGCTGGTCGAAGCTCACGGGTCCTTTGCCTCTGCCACCTGCACCTCCTGCGGAAAAGCCTCCCCGGAGCAGGACCTCTGG GCCACCGTGATGGCGGACGGAGTCCCCCGCTGCGCGGTCTGCGCGGGCTTGGTGAAGCCCGACGTCGTGTTCTTCGGGGAGATGCTGCCCGAGAGGTTCTTCCTGCACTTGGTGGACTTCCCCGCCGCGGAGCTGCTGCTGGTCCTCGGGACCTCGCTGAAG GTGGAGCCTTTCGCCAGCCTGTCCGAGGCCGTGCGGAGCTCAGTGCCGCGAGTGCTCATGAACAGGGAGGCGGTGGAGTCCTGGCGCCCCCGGAGCAGGGATGTGGTCCAGCTCGGGGACCTGGTGGACAGCGTGGAGCGGCTGGTGGAGCTGCTGGGCTGGACGGAAGAGATGCGGGAGCTGGTGCAGCGGGAGACGGCGAAG CTCGGCAGACCGGGCAGGTAG